The sequence aaaaattttattggctcttcatttactacatggtattgaaatttcaattaccaaatattacgttccaattccgcttctaagggggaaaaaaataataatttgtaatagcttgcaCAGGGCGACGCCCCCCCATCTTGGTCTTCATCCTCTCGTATATCTATTTatactgcgtttttttccagttttgtgcaGTCACAATGCAGGGAACGTTTGTGTACTACATCAAGAAGGCTGTGGAATAATATCTCTGCCGCTGGTTTTATATTCTTTGATTTATAGCGTTTGTTTACGAGTGTTTGTTTGGAATACATTTTTACGAAAGTTGTAAGTAGACTTGTTATTATATTTTGCAGCATGCCGCGTTCTAGTAAGGTGTTTAAAAAGGTTAGAAAGTGTCAAGCTTCTCGATGTAGTAAAGACAACTTGAAAACCAGCCCCATAATAACAAATGGAAACGATACTTCAACCAAGAAAGCGAGTGCTTCGAGAAGGAAAATTGACAGCTGTCAATCACTTGATGATTGTGGCTCAGACACTCAAGCTACTAGTGGTTTTAGGCTTATTGATTTGAAAATACTATCTGATATTATATCATCTGCTTGTGTATGTGCTGACTGTGGTGCAAAAAGTTTGAGATTATATGACGAAGAAAACAGAATTGGAATAGTGTGTATGTTGCATCTTACTTGTGAAAGCTGTCATTCAGACACTGCTTTTAGAACTTCGGCATCAAGTAACCGGATATATGAAGCAAATATGCGTTTAATATATGGCATGAGATGTTTGGGCATAGGCAGGGAAGGTACCAGACTGTTTTGTGGGATCATGAACATGCCACAACCAAGTGCTAGGTACACCACTGGAAATAAAACACTGCTAAGTGCTCTTCAAGAGGAAGTGGAAGAAAACTTGAAGTCCTCTGCAAAGGAAGCTGTGAAGATGAATAGTGAACTAAAGACAGAAGCAGATAACACGCCAGACACCGATTTGTGTGTGTCATGTGATGGAACGTGGATGAAGCGTGGACATACATCACTGTATGGAGTATCATCTGTCATTAGTGTTGATACTGGAAAAATTCTTGACGTTCAGGTAATGAGCAAATATTGCTATAGCTGTGTACTCGGAAAGAGAGCtggtgaagtggaagaaaataagtggcAGGTTGAACACAAGAAAGTGTGCTGTAGAAATTATTCTGGTTCTAGTGGTGGAATGGAACCTGCAGCTATGAAACTTATGTTCCATCGAAGTGTGGAAAAGTACGGTGTTAGATACacaaaataccttggtgatggtgactcCAGCTCCTTCAAAACTGTTTTGGAAAGTGAACCTTATGGTCCCCATTGTgctatagaaaagttggaatgtgttggacatgtgcaaaaacgaatgggaggcagacttttaaaattgaaacgTGAATTGAAGGGCAGgaaacttgaggatggaaaactttTAGGTGGTCCCAACAGActcacagacaaagaaattcaTTCTTTACAAGTGTACTATGGCAAGGCAATAAGGGACAACAGTGGAAATTTGAATAACATGCAGAAGGCTGTGTGgtctatttattttcataaactatCCACAGATGACAAACCTGTACataatttgtgtgacatatcgtggTGCAAATTCAAGCAGGCTGAGCGTGATGGCATGAActattcacacaagcacagtttACCTGTGGCTGTTTTAAGTGCTATAAAACCAACATTTAGGTGTTTAGCAGAGCCAGACCTCCTACGAAAGTGTgtgcatggaaagacacaaaaccctaatgaaagttacaactcACTGATTTGGAAACGTTGCCcaaaaacaacatttgtttcaacaattattgttgaaattgctgcatatgatgcttgtttagtttttaacaaTGGTAATCTTGGAAGAATAAAAACTCTACAGAGGCTAGGATTTCATCCAGGAGCTTTCACCTATTCAATATTGAAGGACATCGATGACAAAAGAGTTGCTGCGGCTGATATTACAGCCAATAAAATTGAACAGCAGGTTAACCAAAGAAGACAAGCAAAGAAGAGACTGCTTGCAGATGAAGAGGAGTATGCATATGGCTTGCACTAGTTCACACAGAGACGGTAAGACCTAATACAAACACTATCAAATCATTGATTCAGTTTTcccgtaacttacatttttataactttatgtacctttttctcaaaaaccacaaaaggtagagaagtgaaatttggtatatgactagtcagtactatagtgaaaaattctgtggaaggaattttcatttaataaaatagtaaggtatttatggtagaaaatattccttaaatttgatatattatttttcagggaaattgggagacccgtaaaaactgaacaaaagaagatataaaaattctgctccacagagttttgtaattatttggtatgaaagtgtgtacaaaaattcattaacattgctctcacagttttctcaaaaaaggaacatttgtaattacattgttgaaaaaaaattaattgttaataattaaagatgtaaaaggtcaataaaaatgaaaatttaggtTCATATGCGCATAACATttcttaataactgtaccaaatttggattgattatcttaaaaaattagagttttataaaatacttttaaaattactgcagtttcgtgtaCGTCCCCCCTTAAGTGAGtgactgaaaattttttttcacgCAAATACGTAGTCGGGATGACATGTCTTACAAAGTGATTGGACACACAGATTTGAAGTGGTGAGATCCAAGGCACGTGGTTGCTAAGTCCCAAATTTACGTCACCTCCAGTAGATTCAAAAATGGGCAGTCCAAGGTAAACTGAGCCTTCTTTGGGCTCTGTGCTTATTATCTGCAATTTGAGTGACACCATTTAACAATAGCGACGCCGGAGTAAGTATGAGGTACGTTGGTGGACAAGATGTACTCTAGCCCCAGTAAATTCAGAAATGGGAAAACATAGAAAGTATTTGTCCGGCTCCATGCTTTATGGTATACAATTTGAGCAACTAACTTTCGAGCGTGTGTGAATTTAATGGACCTGCAACACCCAACGAGACAAGCAGCTCAAGATATTCGGAAAGTATTGCTCACATATCAACATGCGTATTATCCATAGATGACACCTCTTTATCATCCGATATGTTAAAGACACACACAAGGCAAAAATACACAATCCGTTTGCTTTACTGTCGGAACAAAGGGTATCATTTCAAGCTCACGCAAAGCATACGAAATTATGCGAAAGTATGCAAATAAACGAATGCAAAATTCTTACCTTGCCACCGTGACTCAAATAAACACAATTAACCATCTTTCGATGTTAACTTAAGCAACGCCAATACCTTCGTCCCTTTCCTAATGGAGAGCTAACACAGGAGTCCAGAACTTACGGGGCACAGTGGAAGAAGCAGATTACCAGAATGCACGCTTGTCAGAGTCGTATTcagacgtatcaggcgtcctatatcactccacctgcaaaAGCCCCACACccctacagagcttccaccagcttgaacagctgaCATGCAGTGTCATGGATTCATCaagttgtctccacacctgtacacgtccatccgctctatacaatttgaaacgaggctcgtccgaccaggcaacatgtttccagtcatcgacaggcGAGGAGTAAATCTGTGTGTCGTCCGGTCATCAAAGGTACgcaagtgggccttcgactccgaaagcccatatcaatgattttCCTCTGCatgttttgcacgctgacacttacactcgtgaaatggtcgtacggaaaagtccccacttcatcgctacctcggagatgctgtatctcatcgctcgtgcgccgactataacaccatgttcgaactcacttaaatgttgatatgctgccattctagcagcagtagccgatctaacaactgcgccagacacttgttgtcttataagcgccgaattctgcctgtttacatatctctgtattttaatacgcatgcttataccagtttctttggcgccaaGCGTATAAATCCACATCATCTATCAGCTCTGACCTTACTGGGGGATTTTCAGAATATTTTCACCCTTTCACTCATACGCAAATTAGTAGGCAGAGTAGGAATAAACTCAGCTGTGCAGAGATGACTAAACGTATCAAAAACCCCTTTTCCCCTTTTCAGAGGAATGATAAACGAACTAAGTACTGCCAGTCTAAAAATGCACCAGACGTACTTAACGTTCATTAAACAGTTGCAAGCTAGCTGTTTCGTTGGCAAACGTGCTTGAAATTCATTGAAGTCAGTGATACAAATTGTCTGGGAAGGAGCAGCCTCCTTTGGAAATCTGTGGGTTACTTATCCACAGGCACTAACTAATTCGATGCCAAAATTTTAAAACATCAGGCCTTTCATTCGATTATACTTTCCTTCTTGTTTTTCCTGGCATTATTAGATATCTTCATGGTGTCAGCATGCTACCCTGGATttagcaatgttagtggtagagagtGACCGAATGTCCTTTTTGTTCGCATCTTTTCTTTCacgggatgcaatttctgaatcCTATCAGTCTCCGAGTAAAGTCTATccaaaattactttaggattgacaCTTCGCCAGGAGCACGTGGAGGCGCGGAGCAGAGTTGCCACGTCTCGCACGGAACATTTCATTCAACTCGTGGAAAGGCAAATTATTCGCTTTATAAATATGGAAACTGCGTAAATGTGTTCTGGAAGAGTCGCACAatgttttgattttagttttacctgtgtcaacaaattattaagacgatATAAAGGCAGTATACGAAAGTACATTTTCTCATGACGTTACCGAATTTTCGGCATGCGAAaaacttttttgttattgaagGCAGGTGAATACATTCTGTGAATTAAATCGTAAGGATAGATCATATTTTCATATGTTCGAAACCATATCTCTTTCGGAGATAATTTGAGCTAAATATGATGCACAAATAACCGTTCGCGTGTCAACTACTAAACGTGCCCCCGTACAGTTTCGACACGAGAAACAGATCGCTGTAGGTTTCGAACGaaactgttattaatttttctgatctgCCTACTTGATTCTAACACAACACAGCAAAAAAATAAGATCAAGTGTTTTTATCGCGGTGGGAAAACGCATCTTAAGTAGGCAAACGTCTACTGTTTAGAACGAACAAAAGCGAAAAGAATAACAGGGCCTCCAGGGTACACCAGTTATGTTGTAAATAGTAATGTTTTtataacaacaatatttttatAGTAATAATAATTGTGTGTGATGTACAGAGGGGTCCATAAAAATGTAGGCACTCTTTGACGGTAAATATTTTTGGAGCAGAGTGACATACGGTTGCAATTTTTGACGGTAGTGTAGACCGTATTTTCTCAATAGGACTTGGTgcgcgttttccagcagatgacagtgcaggaATGATGTAATATTGTCGTTTAAGAACGCAAGTCCACTGATCTTATACACCAACACGCACCACAATTTATCGTATTCGAGACAAATTCGAAACCGAAGATACTGTTCAGGATCTTCATAAGGAAAGGTCTGGTCGACCAAAAACTTCATCAAGTCCTGTTTCCAGtactgctgtgttgcaacattttagcAAGTCACTTCAGAAATTTGTGAAGCAGGGTGCACTTGAATGCGGGGTAAGCCGATCATGCCTCAGACGAATTCTGAATGCTACAAAGTGGAAAGTAAACAGACCAAAATTGCTGCCCACTATGAACAAGAACGACCAGAATAGTAGTATGGAGTACTGAGGGTGATTTGAAGGCATGCTTTGCGAGGGTGAACGGTTTGCAGTGATCGTTATCTGGTCTGATGGGGTGCAgttcaaactgaacggtactgtaaacctcctgaaaatcctcacgttcACGTAGACAAAACATCTTAATCTACCAGGTGGTTAACGTGTTGTGTGATCTGTCATCTCGCGGTTTgactggcccattcttctttgaaggtaccgcAGCTGGcgaggtgtatcttcatatgctgcgaacatcgattttacctgccatccgagaggtTTTtggaaacgaaagattttgattACAACAAAATGGCGCACCGCCTCACTACCAGGTGTCAGAGCCTGCTtagatgaaaatctacctggacgatggatagatcgaagaggagctgttgagtatcCAACATGTTCTCCATACTTTACactcttgacttctacctatgaGGAGTTTTGAAAAATGAAGTTAATCAAAAGAAGGCAGCTACTCTGGACGAGCTACGAGAACCATCAAGGTGTCCTGTACGGCTATCACACCAGAAACACTGACAGCAatagttcggtcaacagttcagtgGCATCGACGTTGTTTTATTTGCTAAGAGGAGAAATTTTTAACACATAAAATAACCTTTCCCCCGTGCAAGAATTTAAACAGCATGTTATTTTGTTCCATTAATGCTGGCTGTCaaatagtgtctacattttttggacccctctgcgtGCTGAATTCCTGAGATGAAATTTAGAATTAGCTGCTATTAATgccttcttatttcaatttcaaaactTACGGCGATATAATTTTGTTACGTCGGTAATCACAGACGTAAACTGCTCACGCCAACCGTTGTTAAATCCGCCTGTGCTCCATTTCTACGGTTATAATGAAAAAGTCTCCACTGATTTCACTCTAGTCCCTAAGATGGATTCTTGAAGTCTCACTGTCACTGTTGTCATTTGATAAAATTATCATCCCCTCCATGGAATTTTTCTAAGGAGATTCAGTGTGCTATGCTCTTTCCACGTTGCTAATCGTATGTTTGACGACTTTCTTCCAATCTTCAGCGGCGCTGTTCCTGGCAGTTTCTCTTGTGAATGCTCCCACagcagataggttaaagttattaTTGTTCCTGGAAACCTAAACTTTAATTTGGGCCTATATTAACTCTGctgggttgaaatggcagtggtaAGGTGGGTGGTAGCCTAACGACTACATGCCTTCTTCTTCTTAGTCCGTTCGTCGATTATGGAGAGATATTTTTTTCCATAGGCTCATCACTTACATCGACGTTATGATGCTATAGTCATTCTACCCTTTTTGCCGTGGTAGATGCCTTGTCAACAAATGTAACGTGGTTCATTTTTTTGTGATAACGTCTTGTTTTCTTTAGTTTAAAAGCAGGAGAAAACCTTGCGAGGTGCCTGCATGAAGAAGAAtaaatgtgcccccccccccccctttagctgGAAGGCATTGTCATTCTCTTGTCTGCCATCGTATGGCAATCCCCTGTCGAAGATAATGACGTCGAACTGTTCCACTTATAAATTTCGACAAACTTTCCCCTGACATCATTCCGTATcacaccacaaacaccacagagtATATCCTTCAACTGTAAAGACGAACACACAGAAAGTCACAGGGCGCAACTATCAAACTGGACAGGAAACTGGCTGCAACTGAAGCCCACTGCAATTAGGAAGTTCTTTCGTGTGGCATAAAGGTTTGGCAACCTCGGGGATTTCCTGGAACTGCAGGTACTGTGATATTGGCAGAAAGTGTCCCATCCTTGCTGCTTGGGCTTCCTCCCCTATCACTTCCGTCCTCGCTGTCAATCCTAAAATAATTTTCGACAGATTATagtgtgaaagtgtgagaacgtccaacaaataattacgaatcgtgtaactgaggccggATGTGGGTACCAGCACCATATTTCACGTAGCCGAATGTAGGAAGCTGCCTAtaaaccacatcgaggctggccggcacacaggtGGAGTTGATCGAACGCCAGCGCACCTGCCCAACCACACATTCTCCAGCTGTCAAAATTTGTCATAAATTCTACCTGCAGTTCAGCTACCAGCATGTTCCACTCCAGCATACGAACAAGACAACGAATACACTGCAACAATATCACTCTGTGGAAGTTGGTACATTCATAAATGGGTCACAGAGAGGTTTGGTAAAAGCTTCAGTTTCTGTAGAGGTCCAGCGTCTCCCCACTTTGCGTAAGTACATTTGTTACAGCCGTTGCACAAAGTTGCAAATGTTTCCATCAGCACTAGCAGAGCTCACGCAAACGTAACGTCTTACTTTCACGCCAACACTACCGATACACAGCAGAAGGTTACTTGCATATCAATGGACAACATGAATCTGCCACACTTCTACTATGTTTTCcagaattattattactgttaataaaatTACCACGTGGGTCTTCCTACTATACCGCCAGGATAGTTTAAGAAACGctggcattgttattattattaaacatgCCACACGGGTCTTGCTACTATATTACCAGGATAGTTGAGGAAATGCTGACACCTTCTCAACTACCCACATTTACAGAATACTCTCCCTGTAGCAACAAAGTGGTCGTCGGCAACGATTTAGTCACAACACTGGCACAGTAGACACTGGAATAGCCAAAGCACCCAGCTCACCTACATGAATTGTGTTAATCGACTCATGAATGGCATAAGATCTGTGCATTTTATTGCATCGACTAAGCCTGTGAATTTAGCATAAACCAAAGTATTACGTTACGTTTGATTTACAAAGACCATGTGCAAAAACAAAGCTTACTGCGCAATAACTGTGGAGCTGCCTGTCGCATCATATCCGACCATTCCAGGCCCCAGCAGCGTTCTTTATGTCCTTTTCCTCTGTCCTTCTACGACACTTTCGTATCTTTCACCTTGTCGTAATGAAGGGGTGTCCGCTGCTGCTAAGTGCGCACCATCTCTGTCAGTTCGTAGCCATCTGACGGCATTCGAAACTTCTCCAAAGCCTTAGGTGCGTCCGTGTCAAGGGGACTTGTGTTTTTACGGCCACCACCGTCCTACCCTGCTACAATGGTGGAGCTCAGTCAGTCAGCTGAATTGAAACTTGAATAACTCGTGATTCGCTGCTCGGTTCACGAAGCCGTTTGTAACGCGATTACTCAAATAAAATTCTCTGTACAGCTCTTTGTGCTTACACTTGCTTAGTCCCTTCTTTCATTACTTTGATTTATCCAGTTATTGACGAGGAGAATTCTTAGCGTGCACAATGGACAGACATACTACTGCCAACTACCAGTGTCATGATGTCATGTCTCAGCTTGCTGACAGTAAATCGGACGATGCTtattgatgttaggaagaactccactAACAACTggcaaaattgttgtttattaaaacacaggGTATCACGGcttaaagccgcatcatcaggtgcaacctacacagtaaaaagcaaagtacagtggataT comes from Schistocerca piceifrons isolate TAMUIC-IGC-003096 chromosome 8, iqSchPice1.1, whole genome shotgun sequence and encodes:
- the LOC124711655 gene encoding uncharacterized protein LOC124711655; protein product: MPRSSKVFKKVRKCQASRCSKDNLKTSPIITNGNDTSTKKASASRRKIDSCQSLDDCGSDTQATSGFRLIDLKILSDIISSACVCADCGAKSLRLYDEENRIGIVCMLHLTCESCHSDTAFRTSASSNRIYEANMRLIYGMRCLGIGREGTRLFCGIMNMPQPSARYTTGNKTLLSALQEEVEENLKSSAKEAVKMNSELKTEADNTPDTDLCVSCDGTWMKRGHTSLYGVSSVISVDTGKILDVQVMSKYCYSCVLGKRAGEVEENKWQVEHKKVCCRNYSGSSGGMEPAAMKLMFHRSVEKYGVRYTKYLGDGDSSSFKTVLESEPYGPHCAIEKLECVGHVQKRMGGRLLKLKRELKGRKLEDGKLLGGPNRLTDKEIHSLQVYYGKAIRDNSGNLNNMQKAVWSIYFHKLSTDDKPVHNLCDISWCKFKQAERDGMNYSHKHSLPVAVLSAIKPTFRCLAEPDLLRKCVHGKTQNPNESYNSLIWKRCPKTTFVSTIIVEIAAYDACLVFNNGNLGRIKTLQRLGFHPGAFTYSILKDIDDKRVAAADITANKIEQQVNQRRQAKKRLLADEEEYAYGLH